One window of Hylemonella gracilis genomic DNA carries:
- the tolB gene encoding Tol-Pal system beta propeller repeat protein TolB, translating to MHGFRRLIEVGLSIWLLGFALLAPAQAQFRVEVAGVGLTQVPFSIAPFRGETGVPQKISAIVLADLERSGQFRNVALKVDALDESARPDLGAWRQAGSDALIAGSVTRIADGRYDVRFRLWDVVAGKDLGGQSFLVTAADLRLSAHRVADYVYEQLTGEKGVFSTRIAYVTKTDQRHSLWVADADGEAAQPALSSPEPIISPTWSPDGRQLAYVSFESRRPVVYIHEVSTGRRRLVASFRGSNSAPAWSPDGRFLAVTLSRDGGSQLYTLDLNNLAAEPVRLTRSNGIDTEPTYSADGRFIYFVSDRGGSPQIYRLPAKGGNPERVTFTGTYNISPALSADGRWLAYISRINGEFKLQVMELASGAVTSLTSTVSDENPSFAPNSRLLLYATKQNDREALMTTTLDGAIKARLSGQGGDIREPDWGPFVGGIGGGAASASSAEVQGSVQR from the coding sequence ATGCATGGATTCCGCCGGCTGATTGAAGTCGGGCTTTCTATTTGGTTGCTTGGGTTTGCTTTGCTTGCGCCAGCGCAAGCACAGTTCCGCGTCGAAGTTGCCGGCGTGGGTCTGACGCAGGTGCCGTTCTCGATCGCGCCCTTCCGTGGCGAGACTGGCGTTCCGCAGAAGATCAGCGCCATCGTGCTTGCCGACCTGGAGCGCAGCGGGCAGTTCCGCAACGTGGCCCTCAAGGTGGATGCATTGGACGAAAGCGCCCGCCCTGATCTGGGGGCGTGGCGCCAGGCTGGTTCGGATGCCCTGATCGCGGGCAGCGTGACGCGCATCGCCGATGGCCGTTATGACGTGCGCTTCCGCCTGTGGGACGTGGTCGCGGGCAAGGACCTTGGAGGGCAGAGCTTTCTGGTCACCGCGGCCGATCTGCGCTTGTCGGCGCATCGCGTGGCCGACTACGTCTATGAGCAGCTCACGGGAGAGAAGGGCGTGTTCTCGACCCGCATAGCCTACGTGACCAAGACGGATCAGCGGCACAGCCTCTGGGTGGCGGATGCCGATGGTGAAGCGGCGCAACCCGCTCTGTCCAGCCCCGAACCCATCATCTCCCCGACCTGGTCGCCTGATGGCCGGCAACTGGCCTATGTGTCCTTTGAATCGCGCCGTCCCGTGGTCTACATCCACGAGGTTTCCACGGGGCGTCGACGTCTGGTGGCGAGCTTCCGTGGGTCCAACAGCGCGCCTGCCTGGTCGCCCGACGGCCGCTTTTTGGCAGTGACCTTGAGTCGTGACGGTGGATCGCAGCTCTACACCCTGGATTTGAATAACCTCGCGGCAGAGCCTGTGCGACTCACGCGCTCCAACGGCATCGATACGGAGCCGACCTATTCCGCCGATGGACGTTTTATCTACTTCGTGAGCGACCGTGGTGGCAGTCCACAGATCTATCGTTTGCCTGCGAAGGGCGGCAACCCGGAGCGCGTGACTTTCACCGGGACGTACAACATTTCCCCCGCGCTGAGCGCTGATGGGCGTTGGCTGGCTTATATCTCTCGCATCAATGGCGAGTTCAAGCTGCAGGTGATGGAGCTCGCCAGCGGCGCCGTGACTTCGCTGACTTCAACGGTGTCCGACGAGAATCCAAGCTTCGCGCCGAATAGTCGCTTGCTGTTGTATGCAACCAAGCAGAATGATCGAGAAGCTTTGATGACCACGACCTTGGATGGTGCGATCAAGGCCCGTCTGAGCGGGCAAGGTGGTGATATCCGCGAGCCGGACTGGGGGCCCTTCGTTGGCGGCATCGGTGGTGGTGCAGCCTCGGCGAGTTCGGCGGAGGTTCAAGGTAGCGTTCAGCGCTGA
- the pal gene encoding peptidoglycan-associated lipoprotein Pal produces the protein MIKLKFLGIALFSLILAACSSVSLDPQAGGDAATGSPSNAPVADGGAVGSVAQISTAPEAVTQTSSATGTSLQAAAMAAGRLVYFDYDSYVIKPEFQKLIEAQARYLASDTALKVVIEGHTDERGGREYNLALGQRRAEAVRRALGLLGVSDAQVEAVSFGEEKPVAEGSNESAWSQNRRAEISYR, from the coding sequence ATGATCAAACTCAAGTTCCTGGGAATTGCTCTGTTTTCCCTGATTTTGGCGGCTTGTTCGTCGGTCAGTCTGGATCCGCAGGCGGGTGGGGATGCAGCGACAGGCAGCCCAAGCAATGCGCCGGTTGCTGATGGTGGTGCGGTGGGTTCCGTGGCTCAGATCAGCACCGCACCGGAAGCCGTGACGCAGACCAGTAGTGCAACGGGCACGTCCCTGCAGGCGGCCGCCATGGCCGCCGGACGGTTGGTCTATTTCGACTACGACAGTTACGTGATCAAGCCTGAATTCCAGAAGTTGATCGAGGCCCAGGCACGCTATCTCGCGAGCGACACGGCTCTGAAGGTCGTTATTGAGGGACACACCGATGAACGCGGTGGCCGTGAGTACAACTTGGCGCTGGGGCAGCGCCGTGCCGAAGCAGTGCGCCGCGCCCTGGGCTTGCTCGGCGTGTCTGACGCGCAAGTGGAAGCCGTGAGCTTTGGCGAGGAAAAGCCGGTTGCAGAAGGCAGCAATGAGTCGGCTTGGTCCCAGAACCGTCGTGCCGAGATCAGCTACCGCTAA
- the ybgF gene encoding tol-pal system protein YbgF, protein MRPSRPFKSRLAVLKAVGVVCLSLVWGLSTPAFAAIFGDDEARAAILELRQRVDVMRLDYEQRANVQQEQLRRLSEENIQLRRSLIDLQTQIDNLRTDNARLIGRDEVSARALVDAQRQYKDALGALEERVRALEPERVSVDGREFLVERAEKRDFETGLGLFRKGDFSGAQNAFAEFIKRYPLSGYAPSAFFWLGNSQYATQNYKEAMENFRLLLNQSPDHARAPEAVLAIANCQVELKDTKGARKTLEDLIKAYPKSDAAVTAKQRLPRLKDTTPAVSSSQGGNKK, encoded by the coding sequence ATGAGGCCTTCTCGTCCTTTCAAATCTCGCCTTGCCGTGCTTAAGGCGGTGGGTGTTGTTTGCCTGAGTCTCGTCTGGGGACTGAGCACACCCGCGTTTGCTGCCATCTTCGGAGATGACGAAGCACGTGCGGCGATTCTGGAACTTCGTCAGCGTGTCGACGTCATGCGGCTGGATTACGAGCAGCGTGCGAATGTCCAGCAGGAGCAACTTCGGCGCTTGAGCGAGGAGAACATCCAGTTGCGCCGCAGCCTGATCGATTTGCAGACGCAGATTGACAATCTGCGGACCGACAACGCCCGCCTCATTGGACGGGACGAAGTCTCGGCGCGTGCTCTGGTGGATGCCCAGCGGCAGTACAAGGACGCCCTGGGCGCGCTGGAGGAGCGTGTGCGCGCGCTGGAGCCGGAACGGGTGAGCGTGGACGGACGCGAATTCCTGGTTGAACGCGCCGAGAAGCGTGATTTCGAAACGGGACTGGGGCTGTTTCGCAAGGGGGATTTTTCTGGTGCCCAGAATGCCTTCGCAGAATTCATCAAGCGTTACCCATTGAGCGGGTATGCACCGTCGGCCTTCTTCTGGTTGGGCAATTCGCAATATGCGACCCAGAACTATAAGGAAGCCATGGAGAACTTCCGTCTCTTGCTCAACCAATCGCCGGACCATGCGCGCGCGCCCGAGGCCGTACTGGCGATTGCAAATTGCCAGGTCGAGTTGAAAGACACGAAGGGTGCTCGCAAGACCTTGGAGGACTTGATCAAGGCCTATCCCAAATCCGATGCGGCCGTGACGGCGAAGCAGAGGCTGCCTCGCTTGAAAGACACCACGCCCGCAGTCTCGTCCAGTCAAGGCGGCAACAAGAAATAA
- a CDS encoding threonine aldolase family protein, producing MSSLTSVSSQNATRQHFASDNYAGVCPEAMHWFLEANASGHQPGYGDDEWTQRVCEHLRQLFQTDCDVYFVFNGTAANSLALASLCQSYHSVICTPVAHIETDECGGPEFFSNGSKLLIAENESGAAKLGKLTPDAVEQLVTRRADIHYPKPKVVSLTQATELGTVYSVEEVRAIAAIAKRRKLKVHMDGARFANAVAALGCEPADITWRAGVDVLCFGGTKNGLPVGEAVVFFDKTLSEDFAYRVKQSGQLASKMRFISAPWIGILQDDVWLRNARHANAMAQRLHDAIKDQAGVRVPHSPQVNSVFAFLPQKAIHTLREQGWKFYDFIAGGGCRLMCAWDTTPEAVDAFAADIRRACAAA from the coding sequence ATGAGCAGCCTTACTTCCGTGTCTTCCCAGAACGCCACGCGCCAGCACTTCGCCAGTGACAATTACGCGGGCGTCTGCCCAGAAGCCATGCACTGGTTTCTCGAGGCCAATGCCAGTGGTCATCAACCAGGCTATGGTGATGATGAGTGGACGCAACGCGTCTGCGAGCATCTGCGGCAGTTGTTCCAGACCGATTGCGATGTCTATTTCGTGTTCAACGGCACTGCGGCCAATTCCCTGGCCTTGGCGTCCCTCTGCCAGAGCTACCACTCGGTGATCTGCACGCCGGTCGCGCACATCGAAACCGACGAATGCGGCGGGCCAGAGTTCTTTTCGAATGGCAGCAAGTTGTTGATCGCCGAGAACGAGAGTGGCGCCGCCAAACTGGGCAAGCTGACGCCGGATGCCGTCGAGCAACTGGTCACTCGGCGCGCCGACATCCATTACCCCAAGCCCAAGGTGGTGAGCCTGACCCAGGCGACCGAGCTCGGAACGGTCTACTCGGTGGAGGAAGTGCGCGCGATCGCCGCCATCGCCAAGCGCCGCAAGCTCAAGGTGCACATGGACGGCGCGCGCTTCGCGAATGCGGTCGCTGCACTGGGCTGCGAACCCGCTGACATCACTTGGCGCGCGGGCGTCGATGTGCTGTGTTTCGGCGGCACCAAGAACGGTCTTCCGGTTGGCGAAGCCGTGGTGTTCTTCGACAAGACCTTGAGCGAAGACTTTGCCTACCGCGTCAAGCAGTCGGGCCAGCTGGCATCCAAGATGCGCTTCATTTCAGCGCCCTGGATCGGCATACTGCAGGACGACGTATGGCTGCGCAATGCGCGCCACGCCAATGCGATGGCGCAGCGCCTGCACGACGCAATCAAGGACCAGGCTGGCGTGCGCGTACCGCATTCTCCGCAGGTCAATTCGGTGTTTGCATTTTTGCCGCAAAAAGCCATCCACACCCTGCGTGAGCAGGGCTGGAAGTTCTACGACTTCATCGCCGGTGGCGGCTGCCGCCTGATGTGCGCCTGGGACACCACGCCCGAGGCGGTGGATGCCTTTGCCGCCGACATTCGGCGCGCCTGCGCGGCGGCTTGA
- a CDS encoding TRAP transporter large permease — protein MSNAALGLTMLGLIIVVILMGFPTAFTLMGLGMFFGFIAFYDPSQHWVDNRVFDLMVQRAFGAMTNETLLSIPLFVLMGYIMERGALVDRMFHAVQLAFRRVPGSLAVATLVICTFWGIASGLVGAVVVLMGVIAMRPMLNAGYDTRLAAGVITAGGTLGILIPPSVMIIVYAAVAGQSVVKLYAAAMFPGFFLAFLYLIYVIGWALIQPKVAPKLPPEQQRADVTPWVAHLAANYSPRMLLALLMALVSPGRALSARIEGVKASWWLLLRNLGSALTPLLFAAVTLGAVWWYMVIYTQQSEAPEPQTMEQVRQAQSADSSTLAEPPAEGGLQDPPSAEGGLQEPPGGAPSNDAVQEPPGTQTTAAAGSPDRGSDGSNSGGLQSLGESAAPPHAASVPQSFYTGFWITVAFTLALLFWYYRALDAEQFEILRMLVSSVMPLGTLTLVVLGVILFGITTATESAAVGAAGAFLMAWHARTLNFKKIKEAVFLTAKTTAMVCWLFVGSALFSAVFAILGGQALVEQWVMSMNLSPLQFLLLSQAIIFILGWPLEWTEIIVIFVPIFLPLLAHFQIDPLLFGVLVFVNLQAAFLSPPVAMSAFYLKGVSPPHVTLNQIFAGMMPYMLIVVLCMVLMYLWPQLTLWLPHFLYD, from the coding sequence ATGAGCAATGCCGCACTCGGCCTGACGATGCTCGGCCTCATCATCGTCGTGATCCTGATGGGCTTTCCCACGGCATTCACGTTGATGGGCCTGGGCATGTTCTTCGGCTTCATCGCCTTCTACGACCCATCACAGCACTGGGTCGACAACCGGGTCTTCGACCTGATGGTGCAGCGCGCCTTCGGCGCGATGACCAACGAAACCCTGCTGTCCATCCCACTCTTTGTTCTGATGGGCTACATCATGGAACGCGGTGCGCTGGTGGACCGCATGTTCCACGCCGTGCAGCTTGCGTTCCGCCGCGTGCCCGGTTCGCTGGCCGTGGCCACGCTGGTCATCTGCACCTTCTGGGGCATCGCCAGTGGCCTGGTCGGCGCGGTCGTGGTGCTGATGGGTGTGATCGCGATGCGACCCATGCTCAACGCCGGATATGACACGCGTCTGGCCGCGGGCGTCATCACGGCCGGGGGCACGCTGGGCATCCTGATCCCGCCCTCGGTGATGATCATCGTCTACGCGGCGGTGGCCGGGCAATCGGTGGTCAAGCTCTATGCGGCGGCGATGTTCCCAGGCTTCTTCCTCGCCTTCCTCTACCTCATCTACGTGATCGGCTGGGCACTGATCCAGCCCAAGGTGGCGCCCAAGCTCCCACCCGAGCAGCAGCGCGCGGATGTTACGCCCTGGGTCGCCCACCTTGCCGCGAACTACTCGCCACGCATGCTGCTCGCGCTGCTGATGGCCTTGGTCTCGCCGGGCCGGGCGCTGTCGGCTCGCATCGAAGGCGTCAAGGCAAGCTGGTGGTTGCTGCTACGCAATCTCGGCAGCGCACTCACGCCCCTGCTGTTCGCAGCCGTAACGCTGGGTGCGGTCTGGTGGTACATGGTCATCTATACGCAGCAGAGCGAAGCGCCCGAGCCTCAAACCATGGAGCAGGTACGGCAAGCCCAATCGGCCGACTCGTCCACCCTTGCTGAGCCGCCCGCGGAAGGCGGCTTGCAAGACCCCCCCTCGGCAGAGGGTGGTTTGCAAGAACCTCCGGGCGGCGCACCGTCGAACGATGCCGTGCAGGAACCGCCAGGAACGCAAACGACGGCTGCAGCCGGTTCACCTGACAGGGGATCGGACGGGTCAAACAGCGGCGGCCTGCAAAGCCTGGGCGAATCAGCCGCCCCGCCGCATGCCGCGTCGGTGCCGCAGTCCTTCTACACCGGCTTCTGGATCACCGTGGCCTTCACGCTGGCGCTGCTATTTTGGTATTACCGCGCACTCGATGCAGAGCAGTTCGAGATCCTGCGCATGCTGGTGTCCTCGGTGATGCCGCTGGGCACGCTGACGCTGGTGGTTCTGGGTGTGATTCTGTTCGGAATCACCACCGCCACCGAGTCCGCAGCGGTCGGCGCAGCCGGTGCCTTCCTGATGGCCTGGCATGCCCGCACGCTGAACTTCAAGAAGATCAAGGAAGCGGTATTCCTGACTGCGAAGACCACCGCCATGGTGTGCTGGCTGTTCGTCGGATCTGCGCTGTTCTCGGCCGTGTTCGCCATCTTGGGCGGGCAGGCGCTGGTGGAGCAATGGGTGATGTCCATGAACCTGTCGCCGCTGCAGTTCCTGCTGCTGTCGCAGGCCATCATCTTCATCCTGGGCTGGCCGCTTGAGTGGACCGAGATCATCGTGATCTTCGTGCCCATCTTCCTGCCGCTGCTGGCGCATTTCCAGATTGACCCGCTGCTGTTCGGCGTCCTGGTATTCGTGAACCTGCAGGCGGCCTTCCTGTCGCCACCGGTGGCGATGTCGGCCTTCTACCTGAAAGGCGTGTCACCGCCGCACGTCACGCTGAACCAGATCTTCGCGGGCATGATGCCTTACATGCTCATCGTGGTCCTTTGCATGGTGCTGATGTACCTGTGGCCGCAACTCACGCTGTGGCTGCCGCACTTTCTTTACGACTGA
- a CDS encoding TRAP transporter small permease subunit: protein MTSLPNVQRLLHAADRMSTWAGKTFAWLIVALMLVVCAEVFKRYALNAPTAWIYDANNMMYGTLFMMCGAYALCQDAHVRGDFLYGSMKPRTQAALDLVLYVVFFLPGVCALTWSGWSYFQDSLAMREQTFNATPIPLYPFKFIIPLSGAVVLLQGISEIIRCIVCLKTGAWTPRLKDAEEMDVVEEQLAASTYVDEKAKQETIAKAHAIDEAARQRGTGNVGSAA, encoded by the coding sequence ATGACATCCCTTCCAAACGTACAGCGCCTGCTGCACGCCGCAGACCGCATGAGCACCTGGGCCGGCAAGACCTTTGCCTGGTTGATCGTCGCACTTATGCTCGTGGTGTGCGCCGAAGTCTTCAAGCGCTACGCGCTCAACGCGCCCACAGCGTGGATCTATGACGCCAACAACATGATGTACGGCACGCTGTTCATGATGTGCGGCGCCTACGCCCTGTGCCAGGACGCCCACGTGCGCGGAGACTTTCTCTACGGCAGCATGAAACCGCGCACCCAGGCGGCGCTGGACCTCGTGCTCTACGTCGTCTTCTTTTTGCCAGGTGTCTGCGCGCTGACCTGGTCCGGCTGGAGCTACTTCCAGGATTCTCTGGCCATGCGTGAACAGACGTTCAACGCCACGCCGATTCCGCTCTACCCCTTCAAGTTCATCATTCCGCTGTCCGGCGCGGTCGTGCTGCTGCAGGGCATCTCTGAAATCATCCGCTGCATCGTCTGCCTGAAGACTGGCGCATGGACACCCCGCCTCAAGGACGCCGAGGAAATGGATGTGGTGGAGGAACAGTTGGCCGCCAGCACTTACGTGGATGAAAAGGCCAAACAGGAAACCATTGCGAAAGCCCATGCCATTGACGAAGCCGCACGCCAGCGCGGCACAGGCAACGTCGGGAGCGCCGCATGA
- a CDS encoding TRAP transporter substrate-binding protein, translating into MTQSKTTRRRSLLKGAAVAAGAMSVPMISNAQTTSLRLQSTWPAQDIFHEYAHDFAKKVNDMAGGRLKIEVLPAGSVVPAFQLLEAVNKGTLDAGHGVVAYHYGKQSALALWGSGPAFGMDPNMVLAWHNYGGGKALLDEIYKSINMDVVSYLYGPMPTQPFGWFKKPIAKVEDVKGMKFRTVGLAVDMYTAMGAAVNPLPGGEIVAALDRGLIDGAEFNNASSDRVLGFPDVAKNCMLQSFHQSGEQFEILFNKGKLDALPTELRAIVDYAVQAASADMSWKAIDRNSKDYQELKKQGVKFYKTPDAILRAQLDAWDKIMEKKSAENALFKKVLDSQKTFAQRTKQWQNDYMVDFNMAYNRYFGRGAKKA; encoded by the coding sequence ATGACACAGAGCAAGACGACCCGACGCCGCAGCCTGCTCAAAGGCGCTGCGGTGGCCGCCGGCGCCATGTCGGTGCCGATGATCAGCAACGCCCAGACCACCTCGCTGCGCCTGCAGAGCACGTGGCCGGCCCAGGACATTTTTCACGAGTATGCGCATGACTTCGCCAAGAAGGTCAACGACATGGCCGGTGGCCGCCTCAAGATCGAGGTGCTGCCCGCGGGTTCCGTGGTGCCGGCCTTCCAGTTACTGGAAGCCGTGAACAAGGGTACGCTCGACGCCGGTCACGGCGTCGTCGCCTACCACTACGGCAAACAATCGGCGCTGGCCTTGTGGGGTTCCGGTCCAGCCTTCGGAATGGACCCCAACATGGTCCTGGCCTGGCACAACTATGGCGGCGGCAAGGCCCTGCTGGACGAGATTTACAAGTCCATCAATATGGACGTCGTGTCCTACCTCTACGGTCCCATGCCCACGCAGCCCTTCGGTTGGTTCAAGAAGCCGATCGCCAAGGTTGAGGATGTGAAAGGCATGAAATTCCGCACCGTGGGTCTGGCAGTGGACATGTACACCGCCATGGGCGCGGCGGTGAACCCCTTGCCGGGCGGTGAAATCGTGGCGGCGCTCGACCGCGGCCTCATTGACGGCGCCGAATTCAACAACGCCTCCAGCGACCGCGTGCTCGGCTTCCCCGACGTGGCCAAGAACTGCATGCTGCAAAGCTTCCACCAGAGCGGCGAGCAGTTCGAGATCCTGTTCAACAAGGGCAAGCTGGACGCGCTGCCCACCGAGCTGCGCGCCATCGTGGACTACGCCGTGCAGGCCGCAAGCGCCGACATGAGCTGGAAAGCCATCGACCGCAACTCCAAGGACTACCAGGAGCTGAAGAAACAAGGCGTGAAGTTCTACAAGACGCCGGACGCCATCCTGCGCGCCCAGCTTGATGCCTGGGACAAGATCATGGAGAAGAAGAGCGCCGAGAACGCGCTGTTCAAGAAGGTGCTCGATTCGCAAAAGACCTTCGCGCAACGCACCAAGCAGTGGCAGAACGACTACATGGTTGACTTCAACATGGCCTACAACCGCTACTTTGGTCGCGGCGCCAAGAAGGCCTGA
- a CDS encoding thioredoxin family protein, with protein MSSNPPEASPLHVVCLCADWCNNCRAYQPLFDSLQAPFVGAARFAWIDIEDESEVLGEIEVQNFPTLLLLRGETPIFLGPLTPQPGVLAQLVHAGLEGRLLPLTSMAEQALAVRVRSHLAHLPA; from the coding sequence ATGAGCAGCAATCCTCCCGAGGCCAGTCCCCTGCATGTGGTCTGCCTGTGCGCCGACTGGTGCAACAACTGTCGTGCTTATCAACCTCTGTTCGACTCGCTCCAGGCGCCGTTTGTCGGCGCGGCCCGTTTTGCCTGGATCGATATCGAGGATGAAAGTGAAGTCCTGGGTGAAATCGAAGTGCAGAATTTCCCCACGCTGTTATTGCTGAGGGGAGAAACACCGATTTTTCTTGGTCCGCTGACCCCTCAGCCTGGGGTTCTGGCCCAGTTGGTGCACGCGGGGCTTGAGGGGCGACTGCTGCCTCTGACCAGCATGGCCGAGCAAGCCTTGGCGGTTCGGGTGCGGAGCCATCTGGCGCACCTGCCAGCCTGA
- a CDS encoding peroxiredoxin, translating to MATLRLGDTAPDFTQDSSTGLIKFHEWAGDSWVILFSHPADFTPVCTTELGRTAALSGEFAKRGVKPIAISVDPADKHRQWIPDINETQHTTVNFPILADADRKVSELYDLIHPNASATATVRSVFFIDPKKAIRATLTYPASTGRNFDELLRVIDSLQLTDSHKVATPADWKDGDDVIIVPSLQDADEIARRFPKGYKTVKPYLRVTPQPNK from the coding sequence ATGGCGACCTTACGACTGGGCGACACGGCCCCTGATTTCACGCAGGATTCCAGCACTGGCCTCATCAAGTTCCATGAATGGGCAGGCGATTCCTGGGTCATCCTGTTTTCCCATCCGGCGGACTTCACGCCAGTCTGCACCACTGAGCTGGGTCGTACCGCCGCGCTGTCGGGCGAATTCGCCAAGCGGGGTGTCAAGCCGATCGCCATCAGCGTGGACCCCGCGGACAAGCACCGGCAATGGATTCCCGACATCAACGAGACGCAGCACACCACGGTCAACTTTCCGATCCTGGCCGACGCCGATCGCAAGGTGTCCGAGCTGTACGACCTGATTCACCCCAATGCTTCCGCCACGGCCACGGTGCGCAGCGTGTTTTTCATCGATCCGAAGAAGGCCATTCGCGCCACGTTGACCTATCCGGCCAGCACGGGACGCAACTTCGACGAACTGCTGCGCGTCATCGATTCGCTGCAGTTGACCGACAGCCACAAGGTCGCCACGCCGGCTGACTGGAAGGATGGCGACGATGTGATCATCGTGCCCAGCCTGCAGGACGCCGACGAGATTGCCCGGCGCTTTCCCAAGGGCTACAAAACGGTCAAGCCCTATCTGCGCGTCACGCCACAGCCGAACAAATAA
- a CDS encoding RBBP9/YdeN family alpha/beta hydrolase: MTQAVRILIVPGWRDSGPGHWQTLWAERYAHTVRVQQDDWLKPAREAWVGRIRQTILAQVDENGQPLPVVVVAHSLGCIAVNQLPEDVETRIRGALLVAPADPERRSILSDFAPVPSRKLPYRSIVVASNNDPYCPIRLCGAYARSWGSEFVRVPDAGHINIESGHGEWPLGLALLQSLVASDAGEGGLRRREPLASLPI, from the coding sequence GTGACGCAAGCGGTACGCATCCTCATCGTGCCGGGGTGGCGGGATTCCGGCCCTGGCCATTGGCAAACCCTGTGGGCAGAGCGTTACGCCCATACCGTGCGCGTTCAGCAGGACGACTGGCTGAAGCCCGCGCGGGAGGCTTGGGTGGGCCGCATCCGCCAGACCATCCTGGCCCAGGTGGACGAGAACGGCCAGCCCTTGCCCGTGGTGGTGGTGGCTCACAGCCTGGGGTGCATTGCCGTCAACCAACTGCCGGAAGATGTCGAGACGCGCATCCGTGGCGCCTTGCTGGTGGCGCCGGCCGATCCTGAGCGCCGTTCCATCCTGAGTGACTTCGCGCCTGTGCCGAGTCGCAAACTGCCTTACCGCAGCATCGTGGTGGCCAGCAACAACGACCCGTATTGCCCGATCCGTCTGTGTGGCGCCTACGCCCGCAGCTGGGGCAGTGAATTCGTGCGCGTCCCCGATGCCGGGCACATCAACATCGAATCAGGGCATGGCGAATGGCCGCTGGGGTTGGCACTGCTGCAATCCTTGGTGGCGAGCGATGCCGGTGAGGGCGGGCTGCGTCGCCGTGAACCTTTGGCAAGCTTGCCGATCTAG
- a CDS encoding sulfate ABC transporter substrate-binding protein translates to MNLKKTLTLTLAALALGSSQLVSAQQVTLLNSSYDVAREFYKDINPAFSAWYKKKTGKDVKVDQSHGGSSAQARAVADGLDADVVTFNTVTDLEFLADKGLVAKDWAKKFPSNATPTLSTHIFVVRKGNPKGIKDWDDLVKPGVQVVVVNPKLGGNGRQTYLGAWGYVKKKGGTDAQAADFVAKLFKNAPVLGKGGRDASGIFLQRNVGDVLITFESEVISIVNEFGAGQVEAVYPSISVVAENPVAVVERTVAKKGTAEVAKAYLDFLYTDEAQEIAAKHALRPTSPAVLKKNAATFKPIQLFTVSEVFGSPAEAQKVHFNDGGKFDQIYTVK, encoded by the coding sequence ATGAACTTGAAAAAGACCCTCACCTTGACCCTGGCGGCCCTGGCCTTGGGCTCCAGCCAACTGGTGAGCGCCCAGCAGGTCACTTTGCTCAATTCTTCGTACGACGTGGCGCGTGAGTTCTACAAGGACATCAACCCTGCCTTCAGCGCTTGGTACAAGAAAAAGACCGGTAAAGACGTGAAGGTAGACCAGTCCCATGGCGGTTCCAGTGCCCAGGCACGTGCCGTGGCGGATGGCCTGGATGCCGACGTCGTGACTTTCAATACCGTGACCGACCTGGAGTTCCTGGCTGACAAGGGGCTGGTGGCCAAGGACTGGGCCAAGAAGTTCCCCAGCAATGCCACGCCCACGTTGTCCACCCATATCTTCGTGGTGCGCAAGGGCAATCCCAAGGGCATCAAGGACTGGGATGACCTGGTCAAGCCCGGTGTACAGGTGGTAGTGGTCAACCCCAAGCTGGGAGGCAATGGTCGGCAAACCTATCTGGGGGCCTGGGGGTATGTGAAGAAGAAGGGTGGCACGGACGCGCAAGCCGCCGACTTTGTGGCCAAGTTGTTCAAGAACGCACCGGTGCTGGGCAAGGGGGGGCGTGATGCCTCAGGCATCTTCCTGCAGCGCAATGTGGGTGACGTGCTGATCACGTTCGAGTCCGAGGTGATTTCTATCGTCAATGAATTTGGTGCCGGCCAGGTCGAGGCGGTCTATCCCAGCATCAGCGTGGTGGCGGAAAACCCCGTGGCCGTGGTCGAACGCACCGTGGCCAAGAAGGGAACCGCCGAGGTGGCCAAGGCCTACCTTGATTTCCTCTACACGGATGAAGCGCAGGAAATTGCCGCCAAGCATGCCTTGCGTCCGACTTCGCCGGCCGTGCTGAAGAAGAACGCCGCAACCTTCAAGCCCATCCAGTTGTTCACGGTCTCCGAAGTGTTCGGTAGCCCCGCTGAAGCACAAAAGGTGCACTTCAACG